TGACAATTGCATTTATTACTCAAAATAGGTAGCCAAAGTCATCTAAATTCAAATTGTCGACCCCAGGGTAAGTGGATTTTCAGATTCAAGAAAGCTTTTGGAAGTATATAGCAAGAGACAGAAGAGGGAGTAGTTAAATAAGTAAACCCATAAAAGCTAGAGACCACATCACATAACTCCCAAGTATCCTTCTCTCACTGCAATTGCAGCGTCAGATGATGTTGTTGTCAACCTCGAGTTGTGTCATGTTGGTTGTTTACCTCATCCATTAATCACAAAGTCGGGTTCGATCCTCGCTCATAGCAACATAGCACATTTTTTATTAGTCGTTTATCGCTTAGTTCGAACACACACGATCAGAGGTCCCAATCAATAAAAAAAGATAATGCTCTTGTCTATCCAAATTTATTGCTCTGCTCCTTGTCACGCCCACATTTAACCGCCACATCTTTATAATATATTCCTACCAAATTCAACTGTTTCAATTTGAACTCCTTATTCCCATGGCTTCACCAGAGAAAAAACTTGGAGAATTCCTAAAGGAGCAACAAGAACCTTTCATCCTAGAGGTTTACCTATTAGAAAAAGGGTGTTCAAGAAAATTGAAAAGATCTGATGCAAGCTCTTGCTTCTTCAAGCCTCTCTTTCCACTTTCCAAAGTGCTAACAATCCTACATAAGAAGCTTCACTTTCAAAACCGATCAAAAAGTGCTCTGTTCAGGGACCCTGAAACCAGAACAGAGCATGCCCCTCATGAAACAGTTGTGGAACTGGAAACAGATCGGTTCTCAACCGCTAGCAGCTCAACGGTATTCAATTCATGCTCAGatgttgatgaagatggaaATTCTTTTTGGtcacatgagaacaatcctTTGTTTTCTTCAGACAATTTCGAAGTTTCCAGTGTCTACAACATGGAGGTACAGAGGTATGAAGTTGAATTTGAACCCAATTTCTGATTTACACAAATCTTATTTTGTATAAAACTCAATCTAAGTATGATCAGCATATTAATTGGTTTTATTTCTCTTACAAACAAAGCCAGCAAGCTATCAACAATGGAAATCAACACCAAAGATGCATAGAAGGTAGCCGTGTTCCACATACACAATCTAGAAACATTCTTTTGTTGTTTGTGGTTTTTAACTTGTTGTGTTGTTATTTACTTTTAATGACATGTACTAGGTTCTGTGACACATGAAAAATTGAACCAtgatgtttgtgtttggggAAAAGAACAGAGAACAAGGAAAATCACAGAGGATTCACTATTATCAGCTGCTCTGTGGAGTTCACTTATTCAATCAGCAAAGAGATCAGAGAACTATACTAAGCAATTACAAGGGCTTCTTGGGCCAAATGTTTCACAGGTGTTGAAATCTAAAAGGGTGTTACACGAGACAAAGCAACTTCTATTTGATTGTGTGAGGGAGATTACGATGAGTCAGAAAGGTTGCAATAAGCAAATGGTACAATTCATGGGAGCTGAAAATCTGGGGAAGGTGATGTGGGAGAGGACAAAAGAATGGTGTGGAAATGAGAGTTTGGATGATTGTGCCAATGAATGGAGTAGTAAATTGTTGAAGGCGCAGGTGATGGAGATTTGCGTTGAGATTGCCGATGCAATATTGGAAGGTGTGAATGATGAGGTTGTATCAGAGatgattgaaattgaaattttgaCACCAACCATGTAATGAACTTAATTTCGATTGCAGTATCTGTCCACTGCCCATTTCTGACCATTACCTCTTGAGTGGTGTGAGGTCTTTATGAactcaaaacttcaaatatgAGCTGCTGAATTTGTACACTGctgaatttttttccacagtcaATTCCAACATTAAGGAACTATAACGTGTCTTTTTCATACAATTGTTCGAGTCAAATTTAGGAGTATATTTAGTTAAAAAACTCACCCACAAAATATGCTAGGCCTAGTTAAAAAGTCCATACATTTGTGGCTGAAAAAACATGTTCTGCACATTAACACCTTATTTAAACTCTAAGTTTTGTTTCATTAAAATATATAGTTTTTAAGTTAAATTCACACTTCCATTAATGCCAATTGGTAACACTGCATAAGATACTTGACAAAAAAATATCTAGGTCAACAAGAACATCCTTaatccccgaatgatagctcatgTGATAAGAGTTAGGGATATAAAGGTTGAATGGGATGAAGAGTGAAACGCACCGTTTCAGTAAATGAgggtaaaataataataataataataataaaataaaaagaagacaGCAACGTAAAGGAGGAGAAATGGGTTGAATACCCATTACTTTCTTCCTCTGGTACCCGAAACCTCACTTCCCCCTTCTGATTCCATTCTTCTTCACCTCAAAATTCTCATTCTTCTCCTTTAATACTTTCATCCTCATAATTTATGTGCTATCATCAACTAAAAAACGTGGATACCCATTGTAGATTAAGTTTGGAAATTGAGTGATTTGAAGGTTACTCATTTTCTGAGTTGGGTTCTTTAGGGTACTTTGAGGTAAACTCTACAACCCAAAAGCTCATAATCCTATTTTTACAGCATGTATGGGTAGTGGGTACTGTCATAGTATAGAGAAATCaagagtttgattttttttcatgaaTTCTCTAAAACCCTAAGTCTCATAAATTGGGGGTTTTTATCTAATCTCTTTGCTACCCATTATTGATGCTCAGATTCTCAAGGAGGCGCTTCTGTTGGTCAAACTGAGGGTGCAGAAAGAGATTGAGCTAGCTCTCCATAGTTGTGAGTGCATAGTTTATAAAGTGGCAAGTTTTTACATTAAATTTTTAATGGGAGAAGTAAAAACCATATATTCAGCTCTTAATAGATATTATCTTAAGTCCATGGGTTTTATTCTATGTTGGAAGCATATGAATTAATTGGTGCCTAAACTCAGTTTTGTTCTTGCTGCCATTTTCCCTCTATATGCAAATTCTTGACTTTTGACCATTTGTGATGTTTTTTTTCTAGACTCTATGTGCTATGATTTTTAAGCTTTACGCttttaatgattttagaagTTAAATTCATGAGGAGGGAAATGAAGCTCAATGAGATTTGAAACGTTAGTACatgatatatataaatatatttgtaTTTGAGCTAAATCTAAAACTAGATTCTATCAAATCTTATGTTTGGCAAATATATGTGATCAGTTATATTTTGGTGCCGTTAGTCGCAACGAAGAGATAATGCGACATATGTACCGTTCGTCGCAACGAAGAGATAATGCGACATATGTACCGTTCGTCGCAACGAAGAGATAATGCGACATATGTACCGTTCGTCGCAACGAAGATATAATGCGACATATGTACCGTTCGTCGCAACGAAGAGATAATGCGACCTATGCATTGTATGGCATAGTATAATACCGTTCGTCGCAACGAAGAGATAATGCGACCCATGCATTGCATGACATAGTATGATATCGTTCGTCACAACGAAGAGATAATGTGGCCTATGCGATTCGTGCTTTATAGTAGAACATCGTTTGTCGCAACGAAGAGACAATGCGGCCTATATGCATATAGTTTATGGAAGTGATTGTTGTTGAATGGAGAATGTTGACTTAAAGTCtcttatatatatgtatatatacggTTTGCCTAAGATCTGATTTTAATGATCATGCCTTAAGTGCTTCTCCTTTCCGCGCACTTTATTTATTCTgcctcactaagtctttgtgacttaccccattaTTATTTCCCTCAACCATAATCAGAGGAACGAGCCACGACCGATTAGACAAGAACTGGCCTTTCTTTTTGTTAAAGAAATAAGACAGCCGGCGCAAAAGCAACAATACAGGAATCATAGAAGCTCAAGCCCTCAACTCGACCTGAGAAAACAGCATTTCACAAGCAGCTGTGTAGTAGATTTCTGGGCCTTGCTGAGTTACCCATGAGTCTTCACTTGTTTTGGTATGCCTCCATTGTGCGGTGGCTAGTATGTTCTTTTTGGTCGACTCCAGTATGATGCAGCCATAGGGATAGAGAGTCATTTTCTGGTTCTGAGTTGTAATTATTAAACTCACTATGTTAGCGCTTTGTTTGGTTTGTACTCTTAAGACCCTTTGATGGGTGTTATTTTGTTATGATGTAATATCTGGTTGCTGGGTTTCTAGATATATGTTATGACAGGTATTTATCATTTTGATGAGGTTGATGttgaaaaaacaaagaaaactcTATCGAAATTTCAGTAGAACTTGATACTTTGATTTATGTGTCCATACTGTGGTCATATGTATAGGCTTGCCAGGCTAGTAGAGAGTTTGGTTGTTGCtagtctgtgcgccggtcaTGCACCTAGAGTGGGTCGTGACAAAGGGTGAAGGGTTCATGGTTCGAACTCTGAggaagactaatttactaacattactaacaactaaaatttctctataaaaaaaataaaacatacttAATCCAAAGAAAATCAAAGACAAGCAAGCTTAGTCATATAATTAGTTACTTTATTACATTCCTCCCTACATGGTAAGTTGACACGAAGCAAACTAGATGGAAAAGACCTTGCAGGTATTTGCAATAGGTGACACAaatcaataataaaaataaaaatgtatcttaaataattttgtttaaCTAAACTCGGAACGTCGTCTACTTCAGCTAGTTGGTTCGGGATGATCCTGTGGATGGTGTTGCAGATTTGTTGAGAGCTGGCCTCATGAGCACTTTGTTCAGGAGAGTCTAACCTCCTTTCTCTTTattatttcttttcatttttgtatcaaaaaaattgtttactttaataatagtaatatttcctaatttaaatgaaaattattCATTTACAAGAAGTCGTTTTGTCTTGTTTGTTaattttttctgatttttttgtaagaatccaatctgaaTTGAAAATGGGCTTAGCCTAGGGTGTATCAGTCCAAAAAGAAGCAAGCCCAAAACCACAAACTCTTAAAACTGAACGAAAACCTACCCATGTAGTGTGCAACTAGCAAGCAGCCGCACTGAACTGAAGCGAGTTGGTTAGGTTAGGGTTTTGAGGCCTCAATTTCACCTTTAAATACCACCACCACAGTTCCTCTCCATTCATCACCTGAGCTTCCACAAATCAAAGCCGAAAGCGGCGTTTACAGAAGAAGATTCAACTTTGTTTTTGAGATCCTTCTGTCCTTGTAGTTaatctttgtttcttttttcaattGATCTATACAATAGAAAGCAATAGGGGTTGATTGCGATGATTATAAACAATTCCTCGTACTGAATGCTATATTGCATGACAGACACCTTTACACCCATAGAATATGAGCATCGCC
This is a stretch of genomic DNA from Lotus japonicus ecotype B-129 chromosome 1, LjGifu_v1.2. It encodes these proteins:
- the LOC130723716 gene encoding uncharacterized protein LOC130723716; the encoded protein is MASPEKKLGEFLKEQQEPFILEVYLLEKGCSRKLKRSDASSCFFKPLFPLSKVLTILHKKLHFQNRSKSALFRDPETRTEHAPHETVVELETDRFSTASSSTVFNSCSDVDEDGNSFWSHENNPLFSSDNFEVSSVYNMEVQSQQAINNGNQHQRCIEGSVTHEKLNHDVCVWGKEQRTRKITEDSLLSAALWSSLIQSAKRSENYTKQLQGLLGPNVSQVLKSKRVLHETKQLLFDCVREITMSQKGCNKQMVQFMGAENLGKVMWERTKEWCGNESLDDCANEWSSKLLKAQVMEICVEIADAILEGVNDEVVSEMIEIEILTPTM